The Gordonia terrae genome contains the following window.
AGCAGTACACGTGGGCGGCCAGTGCCAGGTCACCGGCATCGGGATCGTCGGCGGCGATCGCGGCGACGGCGGCCCGGGCGATCGACCGCGCCGTCTCCACCGACACGTACATGTCGGCCATCCGATGTTTGAGTGCCTGAAACGACCCGATGGTGCGGCCGAACTGCTTGCGGGACTTGGTGTAGTCGACGGTGAGGTCGAGGGCTCGCTGGGCGCCCCCGACCTGCTCGGCGGACAGCAGGGCCCACGCGAGCGCGCGGAGGCGGGTCGCGAGATCGTCCGGTGCCGGGATCGCCGTGGATGCGACCTCGTCGAAACGCACCGACGACAGGGCTCGGGTCGGGTCCAGGACGGGCATCGGCGAGACCGACACGCCGTCCGCATCGGCGGCCACCTCGTGCAGGGTCACATGCGTGCCGGGACCGGCCGCGATGACGAGGAGCACGTCCGCCGACTCGGCGTCGACGACGAAGTGCGCAGTCCCGGAGAGGAGTCCGGCGTCGGCGCGTACGCCGGGAATCTGCCAGCCGCGTTCGCCGGCCCAGCACACCGCGGCCGTCCGTTCACCGGCGGCCAGGGCGGGGAGCAGTCGCGAGGACGCGTCATCGTCGGCCGCGAGGAGGATCGTGCCGGTGGCCAACGCGGAACCGAGCGCCGGGACGGGACTCAGTGCGGCGCCCAGTTCCTCGAGTACCGCGGCCGACTCCGCCCACGAGGCCCCGGCGCCGCCGAACTGCTCGGGAATCGCCAGCGCGGCCACGCCGATCTCGGTGCACAGCGTCTGCCACAGGCTCGAGTCGATCCGCCCGGGGGCCGACATGGCGGCGCGGACCGCCGTCGAATCGCCGCGGCGGCGCAGCAGATCCCGCACCGCCTCGGCGAGTGCCTCCCGTTCCTCGGCGCTGATCGCCGGGCTCTCGGTGCCGGTACTGACGGTCACAGCGTCTCCAGGATGCGTTGGCGGTGGACGGCGGGGGAGCCCCAGGCATTGAGCAGCGCCCGGGTCTTGGTGATGTACAGCGAGATGTCGTGTTCGGCGGTGTAGCCGATCGCACCCATCACCTGCAGCGAGCGGCGGGCCGAGAGGTCGGCGGCCTCGGCGGCCGCGACCTTGGCCGCGGACACGTCACGGGAGACGTCGGTGCCCTCCGGCACCTGTCCGTCGATGCCCAGGGCGGCCGCGTGGACGAGGGGACGGGCCATCTCGAGGGCGATCGCCACGTCCGCCAGATGGTGTTTGACGGCCTGGAAGGACCCGATCGGACGGCCGAACTGCTTGCGTGACTGCGCATATTCCGACGCGATGGACAACATCGCCTGACCGAGACCGAGCAACTGCGCGGCAGTGGCCAGGGCACCCGCGTCGGCCGCGTCGGAGGCATCGACCCCGGTCGCCAGTACGTCCCCGGCGGTGACCCGGGACAAGGTGCGGGTGCCGTCCACCGACGCCTCGGTGCTCTGCACCGTCGCGCGCGAGAGCACGCCGGCGTGGACGAGATACACATCGGCGGAGGCGGTGTCCGCGGCCAATGGCTGGAGGGGGCCGATCGCGCATGTCGCCAGCCGGCCCTCGGCGAGGTCGCTGAGCGGACCCGACACGTCGGCGTCGTGCAGCAGGATCGGCAACACGGCCACGCTCTCGACGATCGGCCCCGGGGCGCAATGGCGTCCGAGCTGTTCGACGGCGACGACCATCTCCACCGCCCCGGCACTGCTGCCGCCGTGTGATTCATCGATCAGCAGTCCACTGATGCCCGCATCGGCGAGCTGCGAATAGACCTTGGCGACGGCCGCGCGGTCGCCGGCCGCCCAGGCGCGCGTGGCGGTCGGCATGTCGGCCTTGCCCAGCATCGCGTCCACCGTCGAGGCGAGGTCCGTGTGGATGTCGGTGAGTCGGAAGTCCATGGGTATCAGCGATCTCCGCGGGGAAGGCCGAGCAGTCGCTCGGCGATGACGTTGCGTTGGATCTCGTTGGTGCCCGCGTAGATCGGTCCGGACAGCGAGAACAGGTACCCGTCGGTCCACGCATCGTCGAGTTCGGCTGCGGGACCCTGCAGGTCGAGCGCCGTCTCGTGGGCGGCGATGTCCCACTGGGACCAGAAGACCTTGTTGATCGACGACTCCATGCCGAGCGCGCCGCCGGCCGCGAGGCGGCTCACCGTCTGGTAGGTCGAAAGTTCGTAGGCGCGCGACCCGATCCACGCATCCGCCACGCGCGCATCGGTGTTCGCCGTCGGCGGGACGTCATCCCGGTTCGACCGCCAGAGTTCGACGAGGCGGTCGGTGGTGGCCAGGAACCGGCCGGGTGCGCGCAGCGACAGCCCGCGCTCGTTGGCGGCGGTGCTCATCGCGACCCGCCACCCGTTGTCCACCTCGCCGATGACACCCGACTCGCCCGGACTCGACGGATCGTCGGGGACGAAGACGTTCTCCAAGAACAGCTCTGCGAACCCGGCCTCGCCGTCGAGCTGTGCGATCGGCCGGACGGTCACGCCCTCGCTGCGCAGGTCGAACATGAAGTAGGTGAGCCCCTTGTGGCGCTGCGCCTGCTTGTCGGTGCGGAACAGGCCGAAGGCCCGATCGGCGAAGCTCGATCGCGAACTCCAGGTCTTCTGCCCGTTGAGCAACCAGCCGCCATCGGTGCGGACGGCGGTCGACCGCAGCGACGCGAGGTCGCTGCCGGCCTCGGGTTCGCTCCAGGCCTGCCCCCAGATGTCGTCGGCGTTGGCCATCCGCGGCAGGATGCGTTCCAGCTGAGCGGGACTCGCGTGCTCGAACAGCGTGGGTGCGAGGAGAAAGATGCCGTTCTGGCTCACGCGTCCGGGCGCGCCCGACCGGTAGTACTCCTCCTCGAAGATGACCCAGTGCAGCAGGGGCGCATCGCGGCCGCCGTACTCCTCCGGCCAGCTGACGACCGACATCCGGTCGGCGGCCATCGTCCGCTCCCACTCGCGGTGCGCCTCGAATCCCTCGGCGGTGTCCATCGACGGGAGTGGTTCGCGCGGAACATGATCGGCCAGCCAAGCGCGGACCTCGGCGCGGAAGGCGTCGGCGGCGTCGTCGAAGAGCAGGTCCACGTCAGCTCCCCGATCCCGCTGCGGTGCCGGTCGATGCCGACGCCTTCATCGACTTCGCGTCCATACCGCCGAGCGAGTCGCCGCCCGCCTCGGAATTGGCGGCGTGGGCGAAGTGGTGCCAGCCGAAGACCGAGTCCATGGAATTGCGCAGGCCCATCTGGTCTTCGCAGATGTTGACGGCCTTCTTGCTCAGGAACAGACCCTGCATCGGCATGGCGACGGCCTTCTCGGCGATCTCGTCCACCTTGGTCTCGAGCGCCTCACGGGGCACGACGTGGTTGACCATGCCCCAGTCGGCTGCCTGCGTGGCGGTGAAGCGTTCGCCGGTGAACAGGATCTCCTTCGCCCGGCGCGGGCCGAGCACGAAGGCGTGGGCGAAGTACTCGACGCCGGGAATACCCATCCGCGCGACCGGGTCCGAGAAGAACGCGTCGTCGGAGGCGACGATGAAATCGCAGATCCACGCGAGCATGAGGCCGCCGGCGATGCACGCGCCGTGAACCTGTGCGATGAGGGGTTTGGGGATGTCGCGCCAGCGGCGGCACATCCCCATGTAGACCTCCATCTCGCGGGCGAGACGCTGATCGGCGCCGGTCTTGTCGGTGTGGTCCCAGTGCAGGACGGCGGCGTTCTCGTAGAAGGTGTCGAAATCGCGCTCGGGCGTACCGATGTCGTGGCCCGCGGAGAAGTGCTTGCCGTTGGCCCGAAGCACGATCACCTTGACCGCGGCGTCGTCGACGGCCTTGCGGAACGCCGCGTCGAGCGAATACGTCATCACCGAGTTCTGAGCGTTGCGGTACTCCGGGCGATTCAGCGTCACATAGGCCACCGCGCCCTCGGGTCCGCCGGTCTCGTAGGCGACCGGGGAGGTGTCCGGGCCGAGATCGTCGGGTCCGAGCGGGGGTGGGATGACGGGGTCACTCATGCCACCGAGCCTAACCTAGCAAGTGCTTGGTTGGTAGTCGGTGACGGCGATCGGCGGCGTCAGGCGTGCGGTGTGAGGCGGTAGGTCAGTTCTTGGATCCGGCCGTCGAGGAGGCGGCTGTCGACGAGATCGAGGTCGAAGTCCGTGGCCGCGCCGATCACCGGCTCGGTGCCGCTCGTGCCGCTGATCACCGGAAAGATCGTCACCCGGACGAAGTCCACGAGGCTGGCGGATGACCGTCGCGGGCATCGCGCATCAGGGTGGGCCACTCATCGATCTCGTCGGTGGCGGTGCCCTCGGGGTCGGCCGGCATCATCTCGACGAACTCGCGGAACGTGGTGGCGCCGAGAACCATCCGATGATCTCTCTGCTCCCTGAGGAGCGAGCTTGCGAGCGTCACGAAGGGTCTCGCAAACCCGGTCGCCGGACCCTTCGTGACGGCCCTCCGCAAGCTCCGGGCCTCCTCAGGGGGCAGTTGAACGCGCCCTCCGCAAGCTCCGGGCCTCCTCAGGGGGCAGTTGAACGCGCCCTCCGCAAGCTCCGGGCCTCCTCAGGGGGCAATGGGGGTCGCTTTTCAGATTGGGGAGCAGGGTGCCGCCGGAAGTCATCGGTGGCCCGAGCGGGGTCAGGAGATGACGATGCTCCCGCTGCAACTCGTCGACGGGATGCTCCAGAGTGCGTTCCGGTTGACCGCGCCGAAGGTGACGTTGACGCGGCCCTTGCCGATCTGGTTGACGGGGATCACGAAGTAGTGGACGCCCTGGTAGGGCGGGTTCACCCGCACGTTGCTGACCTTCGAACCGCGCTTGCCGGTGGCGAGATTGTGCCAGTCGAGACGGGCCGAGGACTGATACCCGCCGGGAAAGTAACTGGTGAAGTCGCTGGCGATGTAGGCGTTTCCGGCATACGTGCTGACGATGGCGCGACGCGCCAGGAACGGGACGTCGACGACGTTGGGGCTCACGCCGACGCAGTTGGACAGCGGGTATTCGCGAGTCACCGCGTTCGCATCGCCGGTGGCTGCGACCCCGAGGCCGGCGGCCGAGGTCAGTGCGATGGCGGCGGCGGCCAACCGGGTGATCGTCTTCGTGCTGGGCATGTCTCGACTCCCTTGCTGGTGGCGATGATCGCGTCGCGCGATCATCGGTCAGTTTCCCGCAGAAAGCCCGATTCGTGGCGATTTCGGCGCGGCGAGTTCATTCGATCGGCCGATTGTCTTCTCGTCCGAGGTGGAGCGAGATCCCGTCTGCGGCCGCGCGCGTCTCCTCGCCCAGGGTGTGGAGCTCGTCGACACCGAGGGTCCTGTTCGGGCACACGACGATCGCCGCGACCACTCGCCGGGCGGCGTCGAAGACGGGTGAGCCGATCGTGACCACGGGGACACCCGTGCCGTCGGTGGCGCAGGCGTCGATCTCCTCGGGTAGATAGTCGATGACCGACAGCTCGGTGAGCAGGTCGCCGACCCGCGCACGCAGGGTGTCCGACATGGTGTCGAGGGAACTGAGGGCCTCGATCATCGCCACGTGGTCGTCGGTCATCCGCTCGATCGAATATCCGCGTTCGGCGACGACGTCGAGCACCATGCGGAGGCGGGTCCGGGTGGATTCGGCGGCCTGCGCGATCCAGCTCGAACGGGTCTCGTCCGGGTCGAACGCGATGAACTCTCGGCAGATCGGCGGACGCAATCGGATGCGGCTGCCGTTGCGCAACCAGGGATGTTGCGCGGTCTCCGGTGCGACGTGGGGCGGGAAGGCGTGCGAGGCGAGCGTCACCGCGTCCGCCGAGGTGCGGCGGGCGACGAAGGACGGTACGGCGAAACGGTCGCAGAGCTCGCGCGCCGCCGAGGTGGCCCAGCGGACGAGGTGGTCGGCGCCGTCGGCATTGCGGACGAGACCGACGAAGGCAGGTCCGACGGCGAAGGTGCCTGCCGACGGGTCGCGGATCAGCCAGCCGCACTCCACGAGCTCGGAGACGACGGCATGCGCGGTGGCGCGCGACATCGAGGTCTGACGGACGATCTCGGCCAGGGTCATCGACGGCTGCTCGGCGCCCGCGAGTAGCTCGACGATGCGGACGACCCGGGCGGTGGGCGGTGACGCCGCACGTGCCGGTTGACGCGCGGCAGAGAAGTCACCTACGGTTTGTGTCACATTGTCAACACTTAGTGTCGAATATTCGACATGTCAAGGGGGTTGCTCCGGTGGCCATCACCATCGATGCCGACGGCGAACGTCGTCTGGATCGCGCCGAGTCCACAACCGATGGTCGTCCGCACCATCGCGGGTACGAGCTCTCGCACCTCGCGGCGCTGGAGGCCGAATCGGTCCACATCTTCCGTGAGGTCGCCGCGACCTTCGAACGTCCGGTCCTGCTGTTCTCCGGCGGCAAGGACTCCGTGGTGATGTTCCATCTGGCGCGGAAGGCGTTCTGGCCGGCGCCGATCCCGTTTCCGCTCATGCACGTCGACACCGGGCACAACTTCGACGAGGTGATCGAATACCGCGATCGCGTGGTCGCCGAGACCGGGGTCCGCCTTCTCGTCAGCTCGGTGCAAGACGACATCGATGCCGGGCGGGTCGTCGAGCAGACCGGCCCGGGTGCCAGCCGCAACCGGCTGCAGACCGCGGCGCTGTTGCGCGGGATCACCGAGAACCGTTTCGACGCCGTGTTCGGCGGGGCCCGGCGCGACGAGGAGAAGGCGCGGGCGAAGGAGCGCGTGTTCAGCTTCCGTGACGAGTTCGGCGCGTGGAATCCGCGCGAGCAGCGACCCGAGCTGTGGCGCCTCTACAACGGGCGCCACGCCAAGGGGGAGCACATCCGGGTGTTCCCGCTGTCGAACTGGACCGAGCTCGACATCTGGCAATACATCGCCGCCGAGGACATCGATCTGCCGGAGATCTACTACGCGCACCAGCGCGAGGTGATCCCGCGCGACGGCATGCTGCTCGCGAAAACCCGCTTCCTGCAGGAACTCCCGGGTGAGGAGGTGCGGACCGAGACCGTGCGGTTCCGGACCGTCGGCGACGCCACGTGCACCGGTTGTGTGCTGTCCGGCGCGGACGACGTGATGAAGGTGATCGAGGAGATCGAGGTCACCCGGTTGACCGAGCGGGGAGCCACGCGCGCCGACGACCGGATCTCCGAGTCGGGGATGGAAGACCGCAAGAAGGAAGGCTACTTCTGATGGGCGACCTCAACGCCGTCGGCGGCGCGACGGAGATGCTGCGTCTGGCGACCGCGGGCTCGGTGGACGACGGCAAGTCGACACTCATCGGCCGGCTGCTCTACGACTCGAAGGCGATCTTCACCGACCAGCTCGAATCGATCGAGCGCACCAGCGCCGAGCGCGGTGACGAGTACGCGAACCTCGCCCTGCTGACCGACGGGCTGCGTGCCGAACGCGAGCAGGGCATCACCATCGACGTCGCCTATCGGTACTTCGCCACGCCCAGGCGGAAGTTCATCATCGCCGACACGCCGGGTCACGTGCAGTACACGCGCAACATGGTGACCGGCGCCTCGACCGCCGACTTGGCGATGATCCTCATCGACGCGCGCAAGGGCGTACTGGAACAGACGCGTCGGCACGCGTTCCTGTCGTCGTTGCTCGGCATCCCACATCTGACGGTCTGCGTGAACAAGATGGACCTCGTCGACTGGTCGCAGGAGCGTTTCGACGAGATCTGTGCGGACTTCGTCGATTTCGCGACCAAGCTCAACGTCGTGGATCTCACGTTCATCCCGATGTCGGCGTTGCGCGGCGACAACGTCGTCGAGCAGTCCGCGGCGATGCCGTGGTACGAGGGGCGGCCGCTCCTCAATCACCTCGAACACGTCTACATCGCGTCCGACCGCAACCTGATCGACACCCGTCTCCCCGTCCAATACGTCATCCGGCCGCAGCGCAGCGACGGTGCCGACCATCGGGCCTACGCGGGTACGGTCGCCGGCGGGGTGCTCGCCAAGGGCGACGAGATCGTTGTCCTGCCGAGCGGGTTCAGCACCACGATCACCGAGATCTGGGCGCCGGGAGGCCAGCCGGTCGACGAGGCCTTCGCGTCGATGGCCGTGTCCGTCGAACTCGCCGACGAGATCGACATCGTGCGCGGCGACATGCTGGCGCGGCCCAACAACCGTCCGTACGTCGGGCGCGATCTGGACGCGATGGTGTGCTGGTTCGCCGACGACGCCGAGCTCCGCCCGGGGAACAGGTATCAGCTGCTGTGTGGGACCCGGCTGACCCGAGCGCAGGTGAACGGGCTCAACTATCGCCTCGACGTCAACTCGCTGCATCGTGACGAGGAGGCAAAGGGACTGTCGCTGAACGAGATCGGGCGCGTCGTCCTGCACACCCAGGAACCGGTGACCTTCGACTCCTACCGCCGCAACCGGGACACGGGCAGCTTCATCCTGATCGACGAGGCCACCAATCGCACCGTCGGTGCCGGGATGATCACGGCGCCGGTGAGTCACGACAGCCACGTCGTGTGGCAGGCGACGAAGGTCGACCGCGAGCACCGTCCGCACCGCGGCGCCACGATCTGGTTGACGGGACTGTCCGGCTCGGGCAAGTCGTCGCTCGCGGTCGAACTCGAGCGGCGCTTCGTCGCCGAGGGGCGTCCGGCATACCTGATGGACGGCGACAACCTGCGGCACGGGCTGAACTCGGATCTGGGCTTCTCCGACGACGACCGGCGGGAGAACATCCGCCGGACCAGTGAGGTCGCAGCGTTGTTCGCCGACTCGGGATCGGTGGCGATCGTCTCGCTCATCAGCCCCTTCGCCGAAGAACGGCAGCGGGCCCGCGAGATCCACGCCGAGCGCGGGTTGCCGTTCTACGAGATCTTCGTCGACACCCCGCTCGCGGAATGCGAGCGACGCGACCCGAAGGGGCTCTACGACCGCGCCCGCCGGGGGGAGATCAGTCAGTTCACCGGCATCGACTCGCCCTACGAGCGGCCGTCGAGTCCGGATCTCCTCATCACGCCCGACGACGGTCCGCCGTCCGAGGTCGCCGACCTCGTCTTCCGTAACCTGGGTCTGTGAGTGCGCTCTGCCACCCGGCGCCGAGCCCTGCCGCGCCACCGGTATCCCGACCGAGAGGAACCCCGTGACCGACGATCGCGCCCTGGCGGGCGAACTGGCCACCGCCGCAGGTGAACTGCTGCTCGACATCCGGCGTTCCAGCGGACTGACGGGGAAGGAGCTCGGTCAGGAGGGTGACCGCCGGTCCGACGAATTCATCCTCGGGCGTCTCGCACAGGAGCGGCCGGAGGATGCCGTGCTGTCCGAGGAGTCGGCCGACGACAAGTCGCGGCTGTCGGCGCCGCGGGTGTGGATCATCGATCCGGTCGACGGCACGCGCGAGTACGGCACCTACGAGCCCGGTGGCGGGCGTACCGACTGGGCGGTGCACGTGGCGCTCTGGTCGGCCGACGACGGGCTGATCGCGGGTGCGGTGGCGCTCCCGGCACTCGGGGTGACCTATCTCGACGACGATTCGATCGTCGAACCGGTGGAGGGCCTGGCCTCGCGGCCCCGCACCGGTGTCCCGCGCGTCGTCGTGAGCGGTTCGCGGCCACCGGCCTTCGCCGACGAGGTGGCCGCGGCCATGGCCGGCGAGGTGCTGCCGATGGGGTCCGCCGGGGCGAAGGCGATGGCGGTCGTGCGCGGCGAGGCCGACGCCTACGTCCATGCCGGCGGCCAGTACGAATGGGATTCGGCCGCGCCCGTCGCGGTCGCGAAGGCGAAGGGCCTGTGGTGCGGGCGGATCGACGGTTCGCCGCTCGTCTACAACAACGAGGACACCTACCTGCCCGACCTCGTCATCTGCCGGCCCGAGTTCACCGAGGTGATCCTCACGGTCACCACCGAGGGCGCCGGCGGCTGAGCCCCGCGGTGCTAGTGCGTGACCACGACCTTGATCACGACGATCACGGTCGCCACCAGCGTGACTGCGCTGGCACTGAGAAGCGTTGCCCGACTGGGTCGTTCGTTGTTGAGTCGATCGATGACGAACACCGTGCCGCCGATGCGCAGCAGGATCACGATCTCGGCGACGAGCTGGGCGGTACGGGGCTCGATCCAGCCGATCAGCCCGATCAGCAGGATCGCGCAGGGCAGGAGCGCCGAGGTCAGGATGGGCACCGAGTCGCGGAGATGGCCGAGCGCCTCTGATCGCGTCGGTTGTACCTTTCCGTCGGAGACCCGGCGGGAGACGCCCTCGGCGAAGACGTGCGCGATGAAGGTCGACGCGGCCGTGCCGGCGAGGATCGCGATCCCCACGAAGTCGTCCTCGACGTGCAGCGGGATGAGGACGGCGAGGATCAGGATGTTGCCGTAGATGTAGGCGCTGATCCGTGGGGCGGCGTGCTTGCGGTCGAGCGGGTTGTCGCGGCTGAACAGCGGGCCGTGCAGCAGGGTCCACGGACGAGTGCTCATAGACGCCGAAACTATCAGCGCGGGACCAGTTCGGCGACGACAGCGGCAATGGTGTCGTCGGGCCGGCTCAGGCAGACCGTCGCCGCCACGGTCGCCACCTGCTGCACATTCGCGGTCACGTCGAGCTCGGTGAGAACCGCCGCGCGCTCCGCGTCGTCGAGTTCGCGGAACTGCGCGCACGTCATCGTCGACGCGGCGCCGGTCCCGGTGTCGGAGCCGCGCGACGGCGATGCAGTCGTCCGGCTGGTGGTCGCGGATGTGGCGGGGCTGCTGGTCTCGGTGGCGCTCGTGGTCGAGACCCCGCTCTCGGGTACAGGCGCGGGCGCGGGCTCATCGGACGAGCACGCGCCGACCGCGAGCATCGCCAGCGCGGTCATCGTCAGGCCCGCGGCGAGCCGGGTCGGGCGGAAACTGCGGGCGGGTACAGACATGCAGGGCTCCTCGTGGAATGTGCAGCGGTGGTGTTGTGATCGGCGGTCGGTGTGGCTTCGTGGCTTCGTGGCTTCGACTCGGCTCCTCGCTTCGCTCGGTGCCGGCTCAACCAGCGGATGGGGTCGGTGCCGGCTCAACCGGCGGATGGGGTCGGTGCCGGCTCAACCAGCGGATGGGCTCGGTGCCGGCTCAACCAGCGGATGGGGGCGGTGCTGTCCGGGCCGACGGGGTGGGTCGGTGGGGCATTCAGCGCATGAGCCCGGAGAGGACGCCCGAGATGGCCGACCGGACGTCGGCGGTCTCGATGCGCATGAGGTCGTCCTGGCTGAGTGCGTCGAAATCGCCGGCACCGCTGAGGCGGAACTCGCGCTCCTCCTCGGCCGCCTCGATGATGTTGCGGATAAAGCGACCGTTGCCGGCGAGATCGGTGGCGCGCCGCACGGTGCCCTGGTGTTCGCGGACATCGTGGTACAGCGGAGCGCACGCCTGCTCGATCTCGGTCATCGCCTCGCGGGTCAGCGACGAGTCCCGCTTGCGCGCAATGAATTCAGCGATACGAGCGAGCTCGTCGGGAGTGTAGGAGTCGAAGCGCACGCGGCGGGCGAAGCGCGAGGCCAGGCCGTCGTTGGACGCGAGGAACCGATCGATCTCGGAGTCGTAGCCGGCGATGATGACGACGAGCCGGTCGCGGTCGTCCTCCATCCGCGCCAGCAGCGTGTCGACGGCCTCGCGACCGAACGCGTCGCCGCCGGACAATCCCTGCTGGATCAGGGTGTAGGCCTCGTCGATGAACAGGACACCGTCCATCGCGGAGTCGATCAGTGCCGAGGTCTTGATCGCGGTGCTGCCGAGGTGCTCGCCGACCATGTCACGGCGGGTCGCCTCCACCACCTTGTCGGACTTGATGAACCCCAGGCCGCAGTAGATCTTGGCGACGATGCGCGCCACCGTGGTCTTGCCGGTGCCGGGCGGTCCGGTGAAGGCGAGATGCAGGCTGCGCGCCGACGTCGACAACCCGCGGTCGGCGCGGACCTTCGCCAGCGTCGCGGTCGACTGCAGTTTGGCCACCTGCTGCTTCACCGAGTCGAGCCCGATCTGTTCGGCCAGTTCGCGTTGCGCCTCGGTCACCAGGGAGCTCTGCTCGTCCGGATCCCCGGACCCCGACACCAGGGTCTCGGCGCGATCGGGCACCGACTTCGGGTCCCATCGGTCGGTGCGCTCGGCGATCTGCTCGGGAGTCGTCGCGGTCACGCGGAGGGAAGGCGAGCGGATGGCCTCGGCCGCGGCCGCGAGCGACGGGTCGCGGGCATAGGCCTGCTCGAACATCGCCTTGGCCTTGTCTTCCTGGCCCTGCTCGCGCAGGGCGAGGCCGTAGACGAACATCGCCTGTGTCGAACAGGCCGCGATCGGGCCGTCGACCGCGTTCTGCAGTCGGCGCATGCCCTCGCCGAGCATGCCGAGGTGCACACACGACGTCCCGGCCATGAAGTCGGCGACGGCCTGCATGTAGGGGTCGTTCCACCGATCCGACCTGGTGAGCGACGTCAGGACGTCGGGCCACCGCTGGGTGGCGAAGTGGAGGAAGGCGCGCACGAAGTCCACGATCGGCACGCGATGGGCCGGGGGCACCTCGTCGAGCACCTCTTCGGCACCGGCGAAGTCCGCTCCGCGAACCAGGCTGGCGGCATAGGCCGCGGTCGCCTCGACCGCACTCGACGCCGGGAAGTCGATCATCATGCCCGTGTACCAGCGCCCCGCGATCGTGCCGGGCGGGAGTCCGAGCCGGCGCTGCTCCGCGCCGATCGATCCGCGTGCGCGATAGAGACCCAGTAGGACCTCGTTGCTGTTGTCGCCGCAGGCGAGCCTGCCGATCCAGGCGTCACCCAGGGACGGATCCCACTCCGTCGCGCGGGTGAAGGCCTTGGCGGCCTGGGCGGGATTGTCGACGGGCTCCTGGCCCTCGACGGGGATGTTCAGCGACAGGACACCGAGTTCGAAGAGCGCCCTCGCCTTGCGGACATCGGCCATCGCTTCCCCCTGTGTCGTCCCATCTGCGTACCGAAGCCCCTGTACCGATCTCCCCGGGCGCATCCGCGCGGTCGCCGGGGACAGACTATCGCTAGACCGCCCCGGCGCCGGGTGCAGATCTCCCAGGTCCGCACCCGGACCGCCCCGACGGCCGGAACCGCCCGCG
Protein-coding sequences here:
- the eccA gene encoding type VII secretion AAA-ATPase EccA, producing MADVRKARALFELGVLSLNIPVEGQEPVDNPAQAAKAFTRATEWDPSLGDAWIGRLACGDNSNEVLLGLYRARGSIGAEQRRLGLPPGTIAGRWYTGMMIDFPASSAVEATAAYAASLVRGADFAGAEEVLDEVPPAHRVPIVDFVRAFLHFATQRWPDVLTSLTRSDRWNDPYMQAVADFMAGTSCVHLGMLGEGMRRLQNAVDGPIAACSTQAMFVYGLALREQGQEDKAKAMFEQAYARDPSLAAAAEAIRSPSLRVTATTPEQIAERTDRWDPKSVPDRAETLVSGSGDPDEQSSLVTEAQRELAEQIGLDSVKQQVAKLQSTATLAKVRADRGLSTSARSLHLAFTGPPGTGKTTVARIVAKIYCGLGFIKSDKVVEATRRDMVGEHLGSTAIKTSALIDSAMDGVLFIDEAYTLIQQGLSGGDAFGREAVDTLLARMEDDRDRLVVIIAGYDSEIDRFLASNDGLASRFARRVRFDSYTPDELARIAEFIARKRDSSLTREAMTEIEQACAPLYHDVREHQGTVRRATDLAGNGRFIRNIIEAAEEEREFRLSGAGDFDALSQDDLMRIETADVRSAISGVLSGLMR
- a CDS encoding 3'(2'),5'-bisphosphate nucleotidase CysQ; amino-acid sequence: MTDDRALAGELATAAGELLLDIRRSSGLTGKELGQEGDRRSDEFILGRLAQERPEDAVLSEESADDKSRLSAPRVWIIDPVDGTREYGTYEPGGGRTDWAVHVALWSADDGLIAGAVALPALGVTYLDDDSIVEPVEGLASRPRTGVPRVVVSGSRPPAFADEVAAAMAGEVLPMGSAGAKAMAVVRGEADAYVHAGGQYEWDSAAPVAVAKAKGLWCGRIDGSPLVYNNEDTYLPDLVICRPEFTEVILTVTTEGAGG